From the genome of Loxodonta africana isolate mLoxAfr1 chromosome 4, mLoxAfr1.hap2, whole genome shotgun sequence:
AgaatcagtttcttcatccttagTTTTTGAATAGGGTTGAATTTAAATCATGCCAACGAGGTGCGAATGGCTCCTTCATGTGCAGACCAGCCTTGGATAGTCTTCCCTAACTCTCTCTTGCTGCAATAGCAGTTTGTTGTTTGGTCCTTGGTGGAATAAGGCCTTTATGCTTCTGTCTTTCTCTCAGGATGTGGATGCCGCTTACATGAATAAGGTGGAGCTTCAGGCCAAGGTGGATGCTCTCATGGATGAGACCAGCTTCCTGAGGAGCATTTATGACGCGGTAAGGACTTTTCCTACTTCTGGAGCTAACAGGAAGAGGGCTGCAGGGTGAGATGCTTTCAGATTTGAGGCTGGGGCATTTTGGTACCTAGGGTCCTAGAAGGCTATCTGGGATGAGCCTAGAGACAAAGGCCTATGGAGGGTGTCCCATAGAACAGGCTGTATACATGGGGTTCTCTGAGTGGCTGGGGGAGAGGGTGGGGCAGAGGTACATTCAGAGCTAAGAATCAGTGAGTAGCATTGTTAATCAGGGGTCTCCCAGGCCTCAGTGTGCTTGTACAGAGGCCCCGAGAGTGAACAGACCCCCTCTGTGTTGGCAGGAGCTGTCCCAGATGCAGAGCCATGTCAGTGACACTTCTGTGGTGCTGTCCATGGACAACAACCGCTCTCTGGACCTGGACAGCATAATCGCTGAGGTCAAGGCCCAGTATGAGGACATCGCTCAAAGAAGCAAGGCTGAGGCCGAGGCCCTATACCAGACCAAGGTATGTGCGAGGCACCTCTCAGAGGATCCACTGAGGGCCTTGGGGAAGCTGTGGCCTGTGGGGTTGCTGGGTGGTGAGATGTCTGTGGTCAGTGGGTGGGCCCCTCTTGGTTCTTCACTCTGGACACATCCCCCTAATAGCTGTTTAGTTACAAAAACCTCACGCCCAGGGAGGAGGTGGTTCCCCTGTCCAATGCCAGGCCACATGGGACTGATTCTAGCCAGGGTAAATCACGGAACCAAGCTTGCTCAGAAGCAGGTTGGAAGACTCTTCCCATAACAATCCAGGTATTCCCTTCCCTGCTGCCTTAGGGGTGCCCATATTGAAACACAATTCAATGTCATCTTAACACATGCTTACAAAGCACCTCAGGGTTCAGTGGGTGATGCTGGGAATATAAAAACAAATCAGTAAAGTTGCATTAACATCTCATCTGCCCTTCTGTTCTCTAGTTGGGAGAGTTGCAGACCACGGCTGGCAGACATGGTGATGACCTGAGGAGCACCAAGAGTGAGATCATGGAGCTCAACAGGATGATCCAGAGGCTGCGGGCAGAGATTGAGAATGTCAAGAAGCAGGTGGGATGGTGATAGGTGCCGGTGCCTGGGAAGACTGGGGTGGGGTTGGAGGTGGGGCTAGGATCTTAGGAATCCTAGCCTGGAATGGACTTCTAGAAGTCATCTTGGGGAAGCCAGTCTAGATGGCTGGCTAATCCATGGGGAAATATCTTCATGGATGAAGACAAGATGGAGGAGCTAGGGGATGGGTGATATTGCCTGACTTTAAAATGGTTGCTAAGGGACAATCCATTCTAAACTCAGAGACCCTGAGAATCTCTCAGTGGCTCATCCCTTTCCCTACCTCCCCTTCCCCAGAACGCTAACCTCCAGGCAGCCATTGTGGAAGCTGAGCAGCGTGGGGAGCTGGCCCTCAAGGACGCCAATGCCAAGCTCCAAGACCTGCAGGCTGCCCTACAGCAGGCCAAGGATGACCTGGCCCGGCTGCTGCGTGACTACCAGGAGCTCATGAATGTCAAGCTGGCTCTGGATGTGGAGATTGCCACCTACCGAAAGCTGCTGGAAGGCGAGGAGTGCAGGTGAGCCTCCAATACCATCTCCACATAGCCCCTGGCCCAAGGTCAAATGCTGAGGGCCAGATAAGTGACCAAATAAACAGGGATGGAGAACTACAGTCTTTAGAGAGGCCCCTGCCTTCCACAGGCCTTGCAGAGAAGTACTTGCCTTTACCAGCCCATTCCTTCCCAGGTAGACAAAGTGCATCTGCAGCCAGTATTCACAGGGTCTTCTGTGTTGTTGCCCATAGAAGGGTGCGGAAAGCGTACTGACCTGCCAGGCTTCTGAACTTAGTTCTGGTTGTTACTCATCACCTTGATCTGGGAACTTTGTGATGCAGTGCCATCTTTCTCTCGCTTTCTCAAACAGGATGTCTGGAGAGTGTCAGAGTGCTGTGAGCATCTGTAAGTAGCCAAAGTAACCGTGACAATGAGAGTCCATTCTCAAATATCTGTGCTAATCAGTAGCAACTAATTAAAACAATTATTTCTAAGGAAGTGGGAGGGGTTTTCTGGGAATGGGGCAAGAGTGGACAGCCGATTGACTTTTGTAAGTGTTCTGGGTTCAGGGCAATATTAATAGATCTAGACCGTGGATGGGGAATATCCAATAGGAAGCCTATTAATGGGAGGAGACACTCAGGCTGAGTACTCTCCCAAGGGGTTGTGGAGAGTTGGTCATATATTGAAGGAGCCATTGGATAATTTATAACCACAACACGATGGGAGTGATTAATTTATGACATTAGAATGGCTCACAGTGATCATAGGTACAAAACTGCCCTGATCCTCTCCCAATTATTTTGGGTCGTTAACTGATTATAACACAGTGACATGGGCGCTGACCAATGTACTCTCCTCTCCTTCCTGCAGCCGtggtcagcagcagcagcacgaCTTCAGCCTCAGCTGGTGGCTACGGAGGCGGCCTTGGCGGCGGCTTTGGTGTAGGAGGTGGCGCAGGCAGCGGCTTTGGCCGTGGAGGCGGCAGTGGATTCGGGGGCGGCAGTGGTTTTGGAGGCGGCAGCGGCTTTGGCTCCGGCTCTGGCTCCGGGGGTCGCTGCGGGGTCAGTGGCGGAGGCTTCAGCTCGGGCAGCAACCGGGGAGGCAGCATCAAGTTCTCCTCATCCTCCCAGCGCTGCTCCAGATAAATAACGCCTGTCAGATCGCAGCCACCCCACACCTCCCTTCCTGGTCTGCGCCTCCCCTCCTGACATCAGCCAAGCCCCCAGAGCCCTCCAGgctcccccccgccgccccctTCCCCCGCCCCCAAGAGGAGAAGCTCTTTGGGGCCAGAAGACTGGAGGCTTCTTGCTCCTCCACCCAGATCTTGGGCATGCTTAAAAAGGGAATTTCAGATTTTCCTCTCTATGGCTCCTGCCTGTGCCTGTGATTGTCCCGGGGGCCTCAGCTCGTTTCCGCTGCCCTTGAGGTCCCCTCTCTAGGTGGGATGGTCCTGATGTATATAACACGGAGCTCCCTCTGCCCACCTGTCCTGTCGCCAATAAAATGCATTGTGTTTCACAGCAGGTCTCTATGTTTTCTCACGCCATCTTTCTCCCCACTGGACTGACTGCTCCGTCCTCCTCCTGGTCTTCCTGCCTTTTACCTCTCCCACATGGTCTGTATGGTCCGCGGAGTGACCGAATACCTTTCCTCTGAAACCAAGACAGTTAGCCCTTGCTGTCCATTGTGTGACATCTAAATGGGCAAGATCTGGTTGTCCGTTTATTCTTTGAGGCTTGGGGGTGGAAGAAAGCTCCAGGAGGCTGAATGGCCTCTTGGTTCTCAGGGTTGAAGCCTGAACCAGGCAAGCAGCATCCATCTCCTCCCCATTTTCCTCATTTGAGGAAACCTAAGAGGGCCTTGGATTGCTTAAGGGCTTAGGGACAGAGTGATCTTTCCCTTGGTTCCAGTCCCCACTTCAGCTGACATCCTGAAAACTTTTCCTCAACAAGCTGCCCTTGGGAAAGTTGTGAGCTGTTAAAACCCAGGGATGGAAGGATGTCCTGAGAGTCGTTTCCAAGCCTGACTCATAGACCACCAGTCCATCAAGGAAGGGTTCCACACCCACAAAACCCTCCCTTCTTGAAGCTCATAGTAAAGGTTCTGAGAAGTTCTGTTGCAAGGAAACCTGTTAGCTCTCTTTAACCCACACTTCCCACAAAGGTTGCCTTCTCAATAAACGACTGATGCCcctcagaaaacattctgcacctgAGCATTGCCTGAGTGAGCTCTGGGCCTCCAGGTTTGGGGATCAACCACGGAAGTGCCTGATGCCCTGACCCCAGGAAGCTCCGATGGTGTTAACTGGTCATGGAGTGCTGTCTAGAAGGTCTCGGCTATAAGGCATTGAGGCTCAAAGAATCCaagaagactgaggctcagagaagcgaAATGACTTGCTTAAGGTGAGAGATAGTATGTGAGGACCTGAGCTGGGAGTGGACCTAATATTCCAAGTTCAGAGCTCGTTCCCTTCCCCACACTTCTCTGAGGCTACAGTTGCTGCCCTCCTAGGCATGCCTTCTGCCTGGGCACCCAAGAACACACAGCGTATGGAATAGAAACACTTAGCCAGGCCAGGTCAGACCAGGCCAGGGAAGCAGTATTTATATCCTCAGCCAAAGCTGGACTTATTTCAGAGTTGGGGAACAACAGttgaacaaacaaaccaaaacagcaATTTAAGATCAAAGAGATTCAGTAAGGAAGTTTCACTTCCACACTTGGCAGAGCAATAAAGCAGCTAGTTCCACTGTGATTATCAAGGAAGGCTCTTTGAAGGAGGTGGGATTCAGTAGCTGTTGCCTCATTTTGGGGCAGGAATGTATCTTTTCCGGTTGACATCCCTCTGTGGAGAGAGAGTAAGGGAGATAGGCAGGGAGACTCAGTTCCTGACCTAGCTCAGAATTTACCCCTATGGGAATGAGCCCACCCAATAGGGGGCAGCA
Proteins encoded in this window:
- the KRT3 gene encoding keratin, type II cytoskeletal 3 isoform X2, translated to MNRQVYKTSGGGSQGFSGRSAVVSGSSRMSCVARSGGASGGASGFRGGPGGFGSSSLYNLGGNKSISISVAAGGGFGGGFGGGRGVGGGFGGAGGFGGAGGFGGAGGFGGPGSFGGPGGFGPGGFPGGIQEVTVNQSLLQPLNVEIDPQIGQVKAQEREQIKTLNNKFASFIDKVRFLEQQNKVLETKWSLLQQQGTNSIAGTNNLEPLFENHINSLRSYLDSILGERGRLDSELRSMQDLVEDFKRKYEDEINKRTAAENEFVTLKKDVDAAYMNKVELQAKVDALMDETSFLRSIYDAELSQMQSHVSDTSVVLSMDNNRSLDLDSIIAEVKAQYEDIAQRSKAEAEALYQTKLGELQTTAGRHGDDLRSTKSEIMELNRMIQRLRAEIENVKKQNANLQAAIVEAEQRGELALKDANAKLQDLQAALQQAKDDLARLLRDYQELMNVKLALDVEIATYRKLLEGEECRMSGECQSAVSISVVSSSSTTSASAGGYGGGLGGGFGVGGGAGSGFGRGGGSGFGGGSGFGGGSGFGSGSGSGGRCGVSGGGFSSGSNRGGSIKFSSSSQRCSR
- the KRT3 gene encoding keratin, type II cytoskeletal 3 isoform X1; its protein translation is MNRQVYKTSGGGSQGFSGRSAVVSGSSRMSCVARSGGASGGASGFRGGPGGFGSSSLYNLGGNKSISISVAAGGSRTGGFGGGRSICGGGYGGGLGGGYGGGFGGGFGGGRGVGGGFGGAGGFGGAGGFGGAGGFGGPGSFGGPGGFGPGGFPGGIQEVTVNQSLLQPLNVEIDPQIGQVKAQEREQIKTLNNKFASFIDKVRFLEQQNKVLETKWSLLQQQGTNSIAGTNNLEPLFENHINSLRSYLDSILGERGRLDSELRSMQDLVEDFKRKYEDEINKRTAAENEFVTLKKDVDAAYMNKVELQAKVDALMDETSFLRSIYDAELSQMQSHVSDTSVVLSMDNNRSLDLDSIIAEVKAQYEDIAQRSKAEAEALYQTKLGELQTTAGRHGDDLRSTKSEIMELNRMIQRLRAEIENVKKQNANLQAAIVEAEQRGELALKDANAKLQDLQAALQQAKDDLARLLRDYQELMNVKLALDVEIATYRKLLEGEECRMSGECQSAVSISVVSSSSTTSASAGGYGGGLGGGFGVGGGAGSGFGRGGGSGFGGGSGFGGGSGFGSGSGSGGRCGVSGGGFSSGSNRGGSIKFSSSSQRCSR
- the KRT3 gene encoding keratin, type II cytoskeletal 3 isoform X3 — translated: MNRQVYKTSGGGSQGFSGRSAVVSGSSRMSWASGFRGGPGGFGSSSLYNLGGNKSISISVAAGGSRTGGFGGGRAGGFGGPGSFGGPGGFGPGGFPGGIQEVTVNQSLLQPLNVEIDPQIGQVKAQEREQIKTLNNKFASFIDKVRFLEQQNKVLETKWSLLQQQGTNSIAGTNNLEPLFENHINSLRSYLDSILGERGRLDSELRSMQDLVEDFKRKYEDEINKRTAAENEFVTLKKDVDAAYMNKVELQAKVDALMDETSFLRSIYDAELSQMQSHVSDTSVVLSMDNNRSLDLDSIIAEVKAQYEDIAQRSKAEAEALYQTKLGELQTTAGRHGDDLRSTKSEIMELNRMIQRLRAEIENVKKQNANLQAAIVEAEQRGELALKDANAKLQDLQAALQQAKDDLARLLRDYQELMNVKLALDVEIATYRKLLEGEECRMSGECQSAVSISVVSSSSTTSASAGGYGGGLGGGFGVGGGAGSGFGRGGGSGFGGGSGFGGGSGFGSGSGSGGRCGVSGGGFSSGSNRGGSIKFSSSSQRCSR